In Clupea harengus chromosome 13, Ch_v2.0.2, whole genome shotgun sequence, one DNA window encodes the following:
- the gpatch11 gene encoding G patch domain-containing protein 11 — protein MADEEDDYMSDAFLSRIPDVRPGVPMVKRARDAIKKETTIKEKNQQNRQKTYKEQEQESREAVLQNSISNENKGFALLQKMGYKVGQGLGKRGAGRVEPIPMNIKTDRGGIGMEEVKKRKAEKELEGYRRKVRVKQQEEKESLENFRVRKRTEREERQTEGDLRRSQRACEQLDSQKGITAPRECWYWPEKEKEDEDEDDDNDEEEEEEECRKDEEEKKEEEQDEDEDELTSLDKLHFLTSYLRGVHFYCIWCGTTYNDEEDLDSNCPGDTAADHD, from the exons ATGGCCGACGAAGAAGATGATTACATGTCTGACGCCTTCCTCAGTCGAAT acCTGACGTAAGGCCAGGTGTGCCAATGGTGAAACGGGCGAGAGacgcaataaaaaaagagaccACGATTAAGGAGAAGAATCAACAGAACCGTCAGAAAACCTacaaggagcaggagcaggagagtcGTGAAGCAGTTTTACAGAATTCTATCAGCAATGAAAATAAAGGATTTGCATTGCTGCAAAAAATGGGATACAAAGTAGGCCAAGGACTTGGCAAAAGAG GAGCTGGGAGAGTTGAGCCAATTCCTATGAACATTAAAACAG ACAGAGGGGGTATTGGAATGGAGGAGGTAAAGAAAAGGAAGGCAGAAAAGGAACTTGAAGGGTACCGACGGAAGGTTCGAGTGAAAcaacaggaggagaaagagtCTCTGGAGAACTTCAG GGTaaggaagagaacagagagagaagaacgtCAGACGGAAGGCGATCTGAGGAGGAGCCAGCGAGCCTGTGAACAACTCGATAGCCAGAAG GGTATCACGGCGCCCAGGGAATGTTGGTAttggccagaaaaagagaaagaggatgaagatgaggatgatgataatgatgaggaggaggaggaggaggaatgcaggaaagatgaggaggagaagaaggaggaggagcaggacgaggatgaggacgagTTAACG TCGTTGGATAAGCTACACTTTCTCACATCTTACCTGAGGGGTGTCCATTTTTACTGCATATGGTGTGGAACAACATACAACG ATGAGGAAGATCTGGATTCAAACTGTCCTGGAGACACAGCAGCTGACCATGATTGA